Proteins found in one Roseovarius indicus genomic segment:
- a CDS encoding phosphate/phosphite/phosphonate ABC transporter substrate-binding protein, with the protein MPVQLTRRTILTLVGAGAVSLATPLAAQDTALRLAFIPQENPEKLLGDIEAITAWLASEIGVPVEGFVTIDHAAAVEALRNGDADISFMGALPFVLAEAEIGAVPLLSEVYRDAPNYTGRIFVRRDSGIGALVDLRGRDIAFADPISESGYLYPLAEFVEAGLVKGPGAAEEFFGRVFFAGGYQQAMQAMAEGLVDAAGASQYADLLLTPQQQAEVTWIAESAPIPSHLVIARPGLDAALRDRFVDAMLRLNEPEHRNKLRYLYGPDGYVRADGAAYDGVRDMARRYGLLE; encoded by the coding sequence ATGCCAGTTCAACTGACCCGTAGAACGATACTGACCTTGGTCGGCGCGGGCGCGGTGTCGTTGGCGACACCTCTCGCCGCGCAGGACACTGCGTTGCGGCTGGCTTTCATCCCGCAGGAGAACCCGGAGAAGCTGCTTGGCGATATCGAGGCCATCACCGCCTGGCTGGCCAGTGAGATCGGCGTCCCTGTCGAAGGGTTCGTTACCATCGACCATGCAGCGGCGGTCGAGGCGCTGCGAAACGGCGACGCGGATATCTCCTTCATGGGCGCCCTGCCCTTCGTTCTGGCCGAGGCCGAGATCGGTGCCGTGCCGCTCCTGTCCGAGGTCTACCGCGACGCGCCGAATTATACGGGCCGCATTTTCGTGCGGCGCGACAGCGGTATCGGCGCGCTCGTAGACCTGCGCGGACGCGACATCGCCTTTGCCGATCCGATCTCGGAATCGGGCTATCTCTATCCGCTCGCCGAATTCGTAGAGGCCGGGCTGGTTAAAGGTCCCGGCGCAGCGGAGGAATTTTTCGGCCGCGTCTTTTTCGCGGGGGGCTACCAACAAGCCATGCAGGCAATGGCCGAAGGCCTGGTCGATGCCGCGGGCGCCAGCCAGTATGCCGACCTGCTTCTGACACCGCAGCAACAGGCGGAGGTAACCTGGATCGCGGAAAGCGCACCGATCCCGAGCCATTTGGTGATCGCTCGCCCTGGGCTCGATGCCGCTCTGCGGGACCGTTTTGTCGACGCAATGCTGCGGCTCAATGAGCCGGAGCACCGCAACAAGCTGCGCTATCTTTATGGACCGGACGGCTATGTCAGGGCCGACGGCGCCGCCTATGACGGCGTGCGCGACATGGCGCGGCGATACGGGCTGTTGGAATGA
- a CDS encoding cytochrome c oxidase assembly protein has translation MFLALRPPINQKTVATMTIQKLEANSLPSDTLAYGGIALLGAVLWALTTYIPAQIPAILPYEFSWLIYLAVTLSGLWFARGLRRTAPGDRASRLRQAAFWTGLVLLWGVTQTGFEYLAQRMFFTNRLQHVAMHHVGPVLLALSAGGPVLLAGAPEWLRALCASRLVMLVYRTIQQPVIAVILFVGLFWFWLIPPVHFAAMLDPVLYQVMNWSMAVDGILFWALVLDTRPAPPARLRFGWRAALAVGVMFPQIVLGALISFATVDLFPYYAFCGRYFPSISAVTDQQIGGIVIWIPPAMMSVLGLLVVVRNMRAADADL, from the coding sequence TTGTTTCTTGCGTTGCGTCCCCCGATCAATCAAAAGACCGTCGCGACCATGACCATTCAGAAACTCGAAGCCAACTCCTTGCCAAGCGACACCTTGGCCTATGGCGGTATCGCTCTGCTTGGCGCGGTCCTCTGGGCGCTAACCACCTACATTCCGGCGCAGATACCTGCGATCCTGCCCTATGAATTCTCGTGGCTGATCTATCTCGCGGTGACGCTGTCGGGGCTCTGGTTCGCGCGCGGGCTCCGGCGGACCGCGCCGGGAGACCGCGCGAGCCGATTGCGGCAGGCGGCTTTCTGGACGGGGTTGGTGTTGCTGTGGGGCGTTACGCAGACCGGGTTCGAATATCTCGCACAGCGCATGTTCTTCACTAATCGGTTGCAGCACGTCGCCATGCATCATGTAGGCCCGGTCCTGCTGGCGCTCAGCGCGGGTGGCCCGGTGCTGCTGGCGGGAGCGCCGGAATGGTTGCGCGCGCTCTGTGCCAGCCGCTTGGTGATGCTTGTCTATCGCACGATCCAGCAGCCCGTCATAGCGGTGATACTCTTCGTCGGACTGTTCTGGTTCTGGCTGATCCCGCCGGTGCATTTCGCCGCCATGCTTGACCCGGTGCTCTACCAGGTGATGAACTGGTCGATGGCGGTGGACGGCATCTTGTTCTGGGCGCTGGTACTGGACACTCGGCCCGCGCCGCCCGCGCGGTTGCGTTTCGGCTGGCGCGCTGCGCTGGCCGTGGGCGTCATGTTTCCGCAGATTGTTCTAGGCGCGCTCATCTCCTTCGCCACGGTGGACTTGTTTCCCTATTACGCATTCTGCGGGCGGTATTTCCCTTCGATCTCTGCGGTAACGGATCAGCAGATCGGCGGCATCGTCATCTGGATTCCTCCCGCGATGATGAGCGTTCTGGGCCTCTTGGTGGTGGTGCGCAACATGCGCGCCGCCGACGCAGACCTTTAG
- a CDS encoding Mu transposase C-terminal domain-containing protein, protein MNDDGEDCVAVGAEEARRAAVLRPLVQAYLNGTGSLERGINDAVWELGVSRATVWRWIKRLAEEGGRTSALAPRKRGRPTGTMLISSKVEAVIEEHLRRYFLRRERSSLSRVVTEIRSACWQEGLQPPTRRTVQRRLDAMDAREVAKAREGAKAARQKFAPVTGENKASMPLEIVQIDHTPADIILVDGFERKPIGRPWVTLAIDVATRMVTGYYTSLEAPSRLSVALCLTQAVALKEELLAELACDVPWPAQGKPHSIHVDNGRDFRSRAFRSACADWGIDLVYRPPASPHFGGHIERLIGTMMGAVHLLPGTTQSSIAAKGDYDAESKATMTLSEFDRWFALEICRYNNSIHSSLGCTPVAKWEALSEQMTGDIPFEMEAFQVSFLPSELRKIRRDGIHLFQIRYWSDALAGHIGRGDGKVVVRYDPRDISMIWVELDDGRYVEARYRNLEIPPVSLWEYREAMRKARALGKSGSNELVLAELIRQQRQIEAESRGLTKAERRTRERKGTLKGTNSAVSTTEGLRPIDTGDTSRPLFKVERW, encoded by the coding sequence ATGAATGATGATGGCGAAGACTGCGTTGCTGTTGGTGCTGAAGAGGCGCGCAGGGCCGCGGTGCTGCGCCCTCTTGTTCAGGCATATCTCAATGGGACTGGCAGCCTGGAACGTGGCATCAATGACGCCGTTTGGGAGCTTGGTGTCAGCAGGGCGACGGTCTGGCGTTGGATAAAACGGTTGGCGGAAGAGGGTGGGCGCACCAGCGCTCTGGCTCCGCGGAAACGGGGCCGCCCGACCGGGACGATGTTAATATCCAGCAAAGTCGAAGCGGTAATCGAGGAGCACCTTCGCCGCTATTTCTTGCGCCGGGAGCGTTCGAGCTTGTCGCGCGTCGTGACAGAAATCCGCAGCGCTTGCTGGCAGGAGGGCTTGCAACCGCCGACACGGCGAACGGTTCAGCGTCGTCTGGATGCGATGGATGCCCGCGAAGTTGCGAAGGCACGAGAGGGCGCAAAGGCGGCCCGCCAGAAATTTGCGCCGGTCACAGGTGAGAACAAGGCCAGTATGCCACTGGAGATCGTCCAAATTGATCATACACCGGCGGACATCATTCTTGTCGACGGCTTTGAACGCAAACCAATTGGGCGGCCTTGGGTCACGCTGGCGATCGACGTCGCAACGCGGATGGTGACCGGATATTACACCTCTCTCGAGGCACCTTCGCGTCTGTCAGTGGCGCTTTGCCTGACACAGGCGGTGGCCCTCAAGGAGGAACTTCTTGCGGAATTGGCGTGCGATGTTCCTTGGCCGGCACAGGGCAAACCGCACAGCATCCACGTCGATAACGGTCGCGATTTCCGGTCGCGCGCCTTTCGGTCGGCCTGTGCGGATTGGGGGATCGATCTGGTCTATCGACCGCCAGCAAGTCCTCACTTCGGTGGTCACATCGAACGGTTGATCGGCACCATGATGGGGGCCGTTCACCTGTTGCCGGGAACAACGCAATCCTCGATCGCGGCAAAGGGCGACTATGACGCCGAAAGCAAGGCCACGATGACGTTGAGCGAATTCGATCGCTGGTTTGCTCTGGAAATCTGCCGTTACAACAACAGCATTCATTCAAGTCTTGGCTGCACGCCCGTTGCCAAATGGGAGGCGCTCTCAGAGCAAATGACAGGCGACATCCCCTTCGAGATGGAAGCCTTTCAGGTGAGCTTCCTGCCGAGTGAACTGCGCAAGATCAGGCGTGACGGCATCCATCTGTTCCAGATAAGGTACTGGTCCGATGCCCTTGCAGGCCACATTGGGCGCGGGGATGGAAAGGTGGTCGTTCGCTACGATCCTCGCGATATCTCAATGATCTGGGTCGAACTGGACGATGGCCGGTATGTTGAGGCGCGGTACAGAAACCTGGAAATTCCGCCCGTCTCGCTCTGGGAATATCGCGAAGCGATGAGGAAGGCCCGTGCCCTTGGCAAGTCCGGGTCTAATGAGCTGGTGCTGGCTGAGCTGATCCGACAGCAACGCCAGATCGAAGCTGAAAGCCGGGGCCTGACGAAGGCCGAACGCAGAACCCGTGAAAGAAAAGGGACATTGAAGGGCACGAACTCGGCCGTCTCGACAACCGAAGGGCTGCGCCCGATCGATACGGGTGATACATCGCGCCCATTGTTCAAGGTGGAGAGATGGTGA
- a CDS encoding cytochrome c oxidase assembly protein translates to MITYFLHFDPFGYAISPVSLVSVSLAAWCYMRGLARSARIRGTVSLWRQALFFAGLTCIFVATNASLASLGHSLFSVHQVEHLLLRLAGPLLIAVSQPWRILQAGLERRWRRYLGALANAWFVRFMAHPATATALLIASLFVWQIPVLYGLAQRIAAVELLAHLAMVLAGIWYFGMLFDWRDPPAGARRGARLISGFVVIVSNIFLGSLTTLKEVALYASYQTTGTGLSATLSDETIGGYVIWVPSSMVMIAAIILVMNGWNAAEVRRWDARYELTRASNSAALEFPETAEELRLKVAKPNRDMGRTLALGALVMFLIVMITVVTIVYAL, encoded by the coding sequence ATGATTACTTACTTCCTCCATTTCGACCCGTTTGGATATGCGATTTCGCCAGTGTCCCTTGTTTCCGTCAGCTTGGCCGCATGGTGCTACATGCGCGGCCTCGCGCGATCCGCTCGTATTCGCGGGACGGTTTCTCTTTGGCGGCAGGCCCTGTTCTTCGCTGGCTTGACCTGCATTTTCGTGGCCACGAATGCGTCTCTGGCTTCATTGGGGCACAGCCTCTTTTCGGTGCACCAGGTGGAACATCTTCTCCTTCGCCTTGCAGGACCACTGCTCATCGCTGTTTCGCAGCCGTGGCGCATCCTGCAAGCCGGTTTGGAAAGACGGTGGCGTCGATACCTCGGCGCGCTGGCGAACGCCTGGTTCGTGCGGTTCATGGCGCATCCGGCAACCGCCACTGCCTTGCTCATCGCTTCGCTCTTCGTCTGGCAGATACCGGTCCTTTACGGACTTGCGCAGCGCATCGCGGCGGTCGAGCTGCTCGCACATCTGGCGATGGTGCTGGCAGGGATCTGGTATTTCGGCATGCTTTTCGACTGGAGGGATCCCCCTGCCGGTGCGCGACGCGGAGCGAGGCTGATCTCCGGTTTTGTGGTGATTGTTTCAAACATTTTTCTGGGTTCCCTTACGACACTTAAGGAGGTGGCCCTTTATGCCTCCTACCAAACGACAGGCACCGGGTTATCTGCAACTTTATCCGACGAAACGATTGGTGGCTACGTGATCTGGGTCCCATCCTCGATGGTGATGATCGCCGCGATCATTCTGGTCATGAACGGCTGGAACGCTGCGGAAGTGCGTCGCTGGGATGCGCGATACGAACTGACGCGCGCCTCGAACTCGGCCGCGCTCGAATTTCCGGAAACGGCCGAAGAGTTGCGTCTGAAGGTTGCAAAGCCAAATCGTGACATGGGCCGGACGCTCGCCCTGGGCGCGTTGGTCATGTTCTTGATCGTCATGATAACGGTGGTGACGATTGTGTATGCACTGTGA
- a CDS encoding ISKra4 family transposase, translating to MDVRIIVETTFENGTTKRHPLGRLSRPFRRTQPEGFGLLLEDAKTILGQLQNAILLDQIEEVSEASRICPDCDEVRAIHDYRPRVLDTLFGRFQVKAPRIRRCACDTKSDDVLGGPLSPLAHFFPDRSTPELQRLQAELGARHSFREAARILETFLPCAKQVNTSVRNRLGKVSREICDSEQTQPVVPSAAEEASALTVFLDGAHIRCRPEYQKRHLDVVVGKIESHDKCRRFGLVQQAVLSPASQLRQDLRALGWDHKQTVTVISDGEPALPNLVRVAVGGKVRHILDWWHISMRIQHVENAVKGLLQSRGFSGIPVLFKRPAETLRWYLWHGKVLTATTSLQWLMVDCTRLATDDRVATDAARRVQARCRDLYSYLANNMDSLTDYGRRYRAGLPISSSRAEGCVDDIGNTRMGKRRRMRWSPKGAHRVAVVRAAVLDGRLTGAYQRAA from the coding sequence ATGGACGTGCGGATTATAGTCGAGACGACCTTTGAGAACGGAACCACAAAGAGGCATCCTCTCGGCCGTTTGTCCCGCCCGTTTCGACGCACGCAGCCTGAGGGGTTCGGGTTGTTACTCGAAGATGCGAAGACGATCCTGGGGCAATTACAGAATGCGATCCTGCTCGACCAGATCGAGGAAGTTTCCGAAGCCAGCAGAATATGTCCTGACTGCGACGAGGTCCGAGCCATACATGATTATCGGCCTCGGGTGCTCGACACCCTCTTCGGCAGGTTCCAGGTCAAGGCGCCGCGCATTCGTCGCTGCGCCTGCGATACAAAATCCGACGACGTCCTGGGCGGACCGCTTTCGCCACTCGCTCATTTTTTTCCGGACCGGTCGACTCCGGAACTGCAACGCCTTCAGGCCGAACTTGGGGCACGGCATTCCTTCCGGGAAGCGGCACGAATCCTGGAAACCTTCCTGCCTTGCGCGAAGCAGGTGAATACATCGGTGCGCAATCGTCTGGGCAAAGTCTCCCGGGAGATCTGCGACAGCGAGCAGACTCAGCCTGTAGTTCCTTCGGCCGCCGAAGAGGCGTCTGCGTTGACGGTTTTCCTGGACGGTGCGCATATCCGATGCCGACCGGAATACCAGAAGCGACACCTCGATGTTGTGGTTGGCAAGATCGAAAGCCACGACAAGTGCCGCCGCTTCGGCCTTGTTCAGCAGGCAGTCCTGTCACCTGCCAGCCAGCTTCGCCAGGACTTGAGGGCTCTCGGTTGGGATCACAAACAAACCGTCACGGTGATTTCGGACGGGGAACCCGCCCTGCCGAACCTCGTGCGCGTCGCCGTCGGTGGAAAGGTTCGCCACATTCTCGACTGGTGGCATATCTCGATGCGCATTCAGCACGTTGAGAACGCCGTAAAGGGCCTGCTGCAGAGCAGGGGCTTCTCCGGCATTCCAGTGCTGTTCAAACGTCCCGCCGAAACGCTGCGATGGTACCTTTGGCATGGAAAAGTTCTAACGGCCACGACCAGTCTCCAATGGTTGATGGTCGATTGCACGCGGCTGGCTACAGATGACCGCGTGGCGACTGATGCGGCCCGGCGAGTGCAAGCCCGGTGCCGCGATCTGTACTCATACCTTGCAAACAACATGGACAGCCTGACCGACTATGGTCGGCGGTACCGCGCGGGTCTTCCGATTTCTTCGTCCCGGGCAGAGGGCTGCGTGGACGACATCGGGAACACCCGCATGGGCAAGCGCCGCCGCATGAGATGGTCGCCCAAGGGAGCCCACCGCGTGGCCGTTGTCCGCGCCGCGGTTCTCGACGGTCGGCTAACCGGCGCGTACCAAAGAGCCGCGTGA
- the phnE gene encoding phosphonate ABC transporter, permease protein PhnE, translated as MAFRGFGGFATSGLIAAAILWSFATTDVELSRLMSAGPRIADFLGRMFPPDPTVMAEIKKGSAETLRIAILGSLGAVILSVPFGILASETMVSPAVFRSIRTLLALIRAIPLILVAMLMVGAVGLGPLPGIIAVAFHATGMLAKFYAEAIDGVSRAPIAALESAGAGPLVRLRYAIWPQMAPVVARDTIFRFELNLRESLILGIVGAGGIGFYIQTYVRSFQYDKAASVTIAVVVMVIAIEAINVALRRRFA; from the coding sequence ATGGCGTTCCGCGGGTTTGGCGGCTTTGCGACGAGTGGTCTGATCGCCGCCGCGATCCTGTGGTCCTTCGCGACGACCGATGTCGAGTTGTCGCGTCTCATGTCGGCCGGCCCGCGCATTGCCGATTTCCTCGGTCGGATGTTTCCGCCTGACCCGACGGTGATGGCCGAGATCAAGAAGGGCAGCGCGGAAACGCTGAGAATAGCGATCCTCGGCTCCCTCGGTGCTGTGATCCTGTCCGTTCCCTTCGGCATTCTCGCGTCTGAGACGATGGTATCGCCCGCGGTGTTCCGGTCGATCCGAACGCTGCTTGCCCTCATACGGGCGATTCCGCTGATTCTCGTGGCCATGCTCATGGTGGGCGCTGTCGGGCTCGGGCCGCTGCCCGGCATCATCGCGGTCGCCTTTCATGCAACGGGGATGCTCGCCAAGTTCTATGCCGAGGCGATCGACGGCGTGTCCCGCGCGCCGATCGCCGCGCTGGAAAGCGCGGGCGCCGGGCCGCTCGTGCGGCTCAGATACGCGATCTGGCCGCAGATGGCGCCGGTCGTCGCCCGCGACACGATTTTCCGGTTCGAGTTGAACCTGCGCGAGTCGCTGATCCTCGGCATTGTCGGCGCGGGCGGGATCGGCTTTTACATCCAGACCTACGTGCGCTCTTTCCAGTATGACAAGGCTGCCAGCGTCACGATTGCCGTCGTCGTCATGGTCATCGCCATCGAAGCTATTAACGTCGCGCTGCGCCGTCGTTTTGCCTGA
- a CDS encoding SCO family protein, producing the protein MARTDATMTRRALLRRMGSAGLVVPLAACNEAGWYGENVSGLLPDLSFTMTRAQNGTNVTQADYEGQVVALFFGFTFCPDICPMTLSNLSAVVDQLGEDAAKLSILFVTVDPERDTPEVMTKYAAAFTPCVDGLIGTPNQLARLARRLKVTYKIEPHQPDDLTYDVSHGKSVYVFDAQGDARVIWPGFDTLQADIAGATGDIRRVMSA; encoded by the coding sequence ATGGCCCGTACTGACGCGACGATGACCCGCCGAGCGCTGCTCCGGCGCATGGGGTCCGCAGGACTGGTCGTGCCGCTGGCCGCCTGTAACGAGGCTGGATGGTATGGCGAGAATGTAAGCGGGCTTTTACCCGACCTGTCTTTCACCATGACCCGGGCTCAGAACGGGACGAACGTGACACAGGCCGATTACGAAGGACAGGTCGTCGCGCTGTTCTTTGGCTTTACCTTCTGCCCCGATATCTGCCCTATGACACTCTCCAACCTGTCCGCTGTGGTCGATCAGCTGGGCGAGGACGCCGCGAAACTGTCGATACTCTTCGTTACAGTGGACCCCGAGCGCGATACGCCCGAGGTGATGACGAAATACGCCGCCGCCTTCACGCCGTGCGTTGACGGGCTGATCGGCACGCCCAACCAACTGGCCCGTCTTGCCCGGCGCCTCAAAGTCACCTACAAGATCGAACCACATCAGCCGGACGACTTGACCTATGATGTATCGCACGGCAAGTCGGTCTATGTTTTCGATGCGCAAGGCGACGCGCGCGTCATATGGCCCGGTTTCGATACGCTACAGGCCGACATCGCTGGGGCCACCGGCGACATCCGCCGCGTGATGAGCGCCTGA
- a CDS encoding cytochrome c peroxidase: protein MRNTMRVLLATLASALLLSGPVAATPAKEAPWLPEAAAYRLTLFLGNLEPLPWDDIETAWSEPYRGSEFSTGAVEWLDRESDIKPDGLLNAMMREDRQAVFAEATRLIALRIEEELDRALATEDPATAQQALRTARELYRAFEDGVAAADSEAARRIGLAWLELNSSTGFSGVLGAGSTSADRETMESARAVISGYLAENYLVDDFATRRALSALPETAVLSGRAIEVPPSLPPGSDIFDQDPLPLLVLNFEEQGIDETDLPLVAYGDMLFDSAQIFGSPARDLGITCSTCHNRSDINQRLFVPGASHQPGAIDVDGAFFNPIFNDRRDDPLDIPSLRGLRFTGPYGRDGRFASLRDFTRNVIVNEFGGDEPTPFMMDALVAYMLEFDFLPNSILTTDGRLTDAAPEVARRGEEIFNQPFAGLGDRSCASCHVPDANFLDRQAHDIGSVAPAYEGARAGALDTPTLLGTAYTAPYFHDGSLPTLAAVVDWFDETKALGLTEEDRASLTAYLETVGAADEPYEAFDTENTAFRLAFAELTTFASTLDTLLPRRDAEHILLLTDTVAADLSADASTMSNLAARPEVYALAERLAAVGAAVRADDWAAAEASWTAFKSEAVAIEERAF from the coding sequence ATGCGAAATACTATGAGAGTGCTGCTCGCCACACTCGCAAGTGCGCTCCTCCTGTCCGGACCTGTCGCCGCGACGCCGGCCAAGGAGGCGCCTTGGCTTCCCGAGGCGGCGGCCTACCGTCTGACGCTCTTTCTTGGAAATCTCGAGCCTCTGCCCTGGGACGACATCGAAACCGCCTGGTCCGAACCCTATCGGGGCTCGGAATTCTCGACCGGTGCGGTGGAGTGGCTGGACCGCGAAAGCGATATCAAGCCTGACGGTCTTCTGAACGCGATGATGCGCGAAGACCGGCAGGCGGTATTCGCCGAGGCGACGCGGCTCATCGCGCTCAGGATCGAAGAGGAACTGGACCGGGCTCTCGCGACCGAAGACCCTGCGACGGCACAGCAGGCCTTGCGAACCGCACGCGAACTCTACCGTGCGTTCGAGGACGGCGTCGCGGCCGCCGATTCGGAGGCTGCGAGACGGATCGGCCTGGCTTGGCTGGAGCTCAATAGCAGCACCGGGTTCTCTGGCGTACTTGGCGCAGGCTCGACATCTGCGGATCGCGAAACCATGGAATCCGCGCGCGCTGTCATCTCCGGCTATCTCGCCGAGAATTACCTCGTTGACGACTTTGCTACGCGTCGGGCGTTAAGCGCCCTGCCGGAAACCGCCGTGCTCAGCGGTCGCGCCATCGAGGTGCCGCCAAGCCTGCCACCGGGCTCCGACATTTTCGATCAGGACCCGTTACCACTGCTCGTCCTCAACTTCGAGGAGCAGGGCATCGACGAGACCGATCTGCCGCTTGTTGCCTACGGCGACATGCTGTTCGACAGTGCGCAAATCTTCGGCAGCCCCGCGCGCGATCTCGGGATCACCTGCTCCACCTGTCACAACCGCTCGGACATCAACCAGCGGCTTTTCGTTCCGGGCGCAAGCCACCAGCCAGGCGCGATCGACGTCGACGGCGCCTTTTTCAACCCGATCTTCAACGACCGGCGCGACGACCCGCTCGACATTCCGAGCCTGCGCGGCTTGCGTTTTACAGGTCCCTACGGCCGCGATGGCCGTTTCGCCTCCCTGCGCGATTTCACCCGCAACGTGATCGTCAACGAGTTCGGCGGGGATGAACCGACGCCCTTCATGATGGACGCTCTCGTCGCCTACATGCTCGAATTCGACTTCCTGCCGAATTCCATACTGACGACCGATGGCCGCCTGACCGACGCGGCCCCGGAAGTCGCCCGGCGTGGCGAGGAGATCTTCAACCAGCCCTTTGCCGGGCTCGGCGATCGCTCCTGCGCCAGCTGCCATGTGCCAGATGCGAACTTCCTCGACCGGCAGGCCCACGACATAGGCTCCGTTGCGCCAGCCTATGAAGGTGCCCGTGCCGGTGCGCTGGACACGCCCACGCTGCTCGGCACGGCCTATACCGCGCCCTACTTCCATGACGGATCTCTGCCGACGCTGGCCGCTGTCGTGGACTGGTTCGACGAAACGAAAGCGCTCGGGCTGACCGAGGAAGACCGCGCGTCCCTGACCGCCTATCTCGAGACCGTGGGTGCGGCGGACGAACCCTACGAGGCGTTCGACACCGAGAACACCGCTTTCCGGCTGGCATTCGCCGAACTGACGACCTTCGCCTCGACACTCGACACGCTACTGCCGCGGCGGGACGCAGAGCACATCCTGCTGCTGACTGACACCGTGGCCGCGGACCTCTCGGCGGACGCCAGCACCATGTCGAACCTTGCTGCGCGGCCCGAGGTCTACGCGTTGGCTGAGCGGCTGGCCGCGGTCGGCGCCGCCGTCCGTGCCGATGACTGGGCGGCCGCCGAAGCAAGCTGGACCGCGTTCAAGTCCGAAGCCGTCGCAATCGAAGAGAGGGCATTCTGA
- the mntR gene encoding manganese-binding transcriptional regulator MntR, with the protein MTKLQSHGREPFEAVDRAPEAQAEGFATVRQAHESEMAEDYVELIAELIETRGEARPVEIAERLGVKPPTVTKNISRLKAAGLVRREPYRAIFLTDAGRELAEACRRRHRIVVAFLLSLGIDEETAERDAEGIEHHVSGTTLEAFEQALVPSRSDT; encoded by the coding sequence ATGACAAAGCTGCAATCACATGGGCGTGAGCCATTCGAGGCTGTCGACAGGGCTCCCGAGGCGCAGGCCGAAGGCTTTGCGACCGTGCGTCAGGCACATGAAAGCGAGATGGCGGAGGATTACGTCGAACTGATCGCGGAACTGATCGAGACGCGCGGGGAGGCCAGACCGGTCGAGATCGCCGAGCGGCTTGGCGTGAAGCCGCCGACCGTGACAAAGAACATCTCGCGGCTCAAGGCTGCTGGTTTGGTTCGGCGGGAACCTTACCGCGCGATATTCCTCACCGATGCCGGGCGGGAGTTGGCCGAGGCCTGCCGTCGACGCCATAGGATCGTAGTCGCGTTTCTCCTGAGCCTCGGGATCGACGAAGAGACCGCGGAACGCGATGCGGAAGGGATCGAGCATCACGTCAGCGGGACCACGTTGGAGGCGTTCGAACAAGCGCTCGTGCCTTCCCGGAGTGATACTTAA
- a CDS encoding phosphonate ABC transporter ATP-binding protein translates to MSTAIQIDDLSFAHTGADVPALERVSLNIPTGESVALLGPSGAGKTTLLALLDGRLFGWRGQVSILGAPLDPDHPPMRARRPDTGFVFQEFALVERSTVLRNVLNGRLGRMSPLRALMGSPTKHDLEIARTALADCGIFDLAERRVDSLSGGQRQRVAIARGLAQEPRLILADEPVSNLDPARAGEILALLTGAAQARGATALFSSHQPDLARRFAQRIIGIRGGRIAFDVPTSELNEDATAELYREVEPIPGIGLRAVS, encoded by the coding sequence ATGAGCACTGCTATCCAAATCGACGACCTGAGTTTTGCCCATACGGGCGCGGACGTCCCGGCGCTGGAGCGGGTTTCGCTTAATATTCCGACGGGCGAAAGCGTGGCTCTGCTCGGCCCGTCCGGGGCGGGCAAGACGACCCTGCTGGCACTGCTTGATGGCAGGCTGTTTGGCTGGCGCGGGCAGGTTTCGATCTTGGGCGCACCGCTCGATCCCGATCATCCGCCAATGCGCGCGCGCCGCCCGGATACCGGTTTCGTTTTTCAAGAGTTCGCGTTGGTCGAACGCTCCACTGTTCTGCGTAACGTCCTGAATGGCCGCCTGGGGCGCATGTCGCCGCTGCGGGCCCTGATGGGATCACCGACCAAGCACGATCTGGAGATTGCGCGCACGGCACTTGCCGATTGCGGCATTTTCGATCTTGCCGAACGCAGAGTCGACAGCCTCAGCGGCGGGCAGCGGCAGCGCGTCGCCATCGCGCGGGGTCTGGCGCAAGAACCACGGCTTATTCTGGCCGATGAACCGGTGAGCAACCTCGACCCCGCGCGTGCAGGTGAGATCCTGGCGCTGCTGACCGGGGCGGCGCAAGCGCGCGGCGCGACGGCGCTGTTTTCGTCGCACCAACCCGACCTGGCGCGGCGTTTTGCGCAGCGTATCATTGGCATTCGTGGCGGGCGGATCGCCTTTGATGTGCCTACCTCCGAGTTGAACGAGGATGCGACAGCGGAGCTCTATCGGGAGGTTGAGCCAATCCCCGGAATCGGCCTCAGGGCGGTGTCCTGA